GAATTTGAAAAAGAAGGAAGAACAGATTGGGACGTTTTCGTATGAAGAAATCCTGCCTCGACTCAAGCAGGAACTTGATCAGTTAATTCAGAAATAAGACTAAAAATAACAAGCAGTTAAGAACGCCCTTGTTTTATTATGAAATTAATATATTATTAAATTAATATGGAATTAACGAAAATCAACCGGCATGGGCAGATCAGTATTCCGGCTGGAATGAGGAAAAAGCTGTCCCTTCATGCCGGAGACTTCATTCAAGTTGAAATTGATAATTCTTTGGCAAGACTTATTCTCGTCCCGGTTTCCGTTGTCCAAAAAAAGGGAGATCCCTTGAGGGAATATGAACGACGGGGCGTTGATTTAACCTTGCTTGAGCAAAATTTGAGTCGAACTCCTGAGGAGCGAGTGAAGAACCATCGACGCATGTGGGAATTGGTTCAGGAGGCGAGACGTGCCGGAATCAAGGACAAATCTTGAATTCAGGGAATTTCTCGAAGCCCTCCACCGGGAAAAGGTGGCCATGATTATTGTGGGGGGTTTTGCAGGGGTTCTTCATGGGTATTCCTATATTACCAATGATCTGGATATCTGCTATCAAAGAGATAAACAGAATTATAAGAATATGGTGAGGGCACTGCGTCCTTTTAAACCGCGGCTTCGAGGACCAAAGGGGGAGGGCATCCCGTTTCTCTTTGATGAAAAGACCATTCAGAACGGAATGAATTTTACCCTGACAACAGATGTGGGAGATATCGATCTCCTGGGCGAACTTTCTGGAATTGGCGGTTATGAGCAGCTGATTCAGGCCGTTAAGAAATCAGATTTATACGGTCTTGAATTGAACGTCATTTCGCTGGATGATTTGATTCGGGCCAAGAAGGCCGCAGGTCGAAGAAAAGACCTGCTTCATCTTGACGAACTCGAAGCCCTTAAATTGATGATAGAAAAGAATCTGATGCCGGATAAAGATTAGATTTTTATGTTGCTCCCCCAACAACAAGTTCCGGTATTCTGATCGTTGGCTGCGCATCCCCGACCGGCACCCCTTGATTGTCCTTTCCGCATGTTCCAATGCCAAATCCAAGATCGGAGCCGACCTTATCGATCGTCTCCAGGACCTTGGGACCATTGCCAGTCAGGACGGCGCCACGGACCGGGTCACCGATCTTTCCTTTTTCGATCAGGTATCCTTCATTAATTTCGAAGATGAAATCGCCGTTGACGGTATTGACCTGTCCCCCTCCCATTTTCTTGACGAAAAGCCCTCGTTCAGTCGATCGGAGGATTGAGTCCGGATTATCCGTCCCGGAGAGGATCATGGTATTGGTCATCCGACAGATCGGTTTAAACCGGTAGGATTCCCGACGGCCGTTTCCTGTGGGACGGGTTCCATCCTTCATCGCCATCTTACGGTCATACATATAATTTCTCAAAATCCCTCGATCGATCAAAAGGGTTCTCTCTGCCGGAACTCCCTCATCATCAAAAACAAAAGAGCCCCTTCTTTTCGAAAGGGTGGCATCATCAACGACGGAGATTTTTTCATCGGCAATTTTTTGGCCGATTTTTTTGTGATAGACTGAGAGACCTTCACTCGCCAGATCAGCCTCCAATCCATGTCCCACGGCCTCATGAATCATCGTTCCACCTGCCTCTGAGGAAATCACGACAGGCATCTGGCCCCCAGGGGCCCTTCGAGCTGAGAGCATCCGGACCGCCTGTTCACAGGCCTTTTTGGCGACTTTTGATGGTGGATTTTCATCGAAAAGCTCTAAGCCGATGAGACCACCAACCGGATGATAGCCGGTCTGGATCTGGCCATTCTGCCTGACAACAGACTGGACATAAAAAAGGGTATAGGTTCGATCGTCTTTGGCGATTTCACCGAGGGAATTGGCGATCTCAACCTTTTTTCTGATGTCGGCATAGAGGACCTTGACCTGACAGATACGAGAATCATAACTCCATGCCGTCTCTTCAGCTTCTCGCATCCAATCTCTTTTCTGCTCCAGGGAAAATCTTTCGGGTATTTTTTCAACTGAGAAATGGAATGGAGGGGAAACGGGATGAAGGGAAAACGATTGGTCAAACTTTTTCGCTGAAACCGCTTGAGAGATCGTTTCAGCGAGGTCGAGCAAAACTTTTTCCGAAAACTCGTTGGTAAACCCGTAAACTGTTTTTCCCTCCCAGAGGAGACGGATTCCGATGCCGCAATCGATTGAGGGATTGACCTTCTCAAGCTTTCTCTCTTCAGCGATCAGTTGAAGACTTTCTGTTTCTTCGAAGTAAATTTCCGCGAACTCTCCTCCCCGCTTGAGGGCCGCCTTTAAGATTTTCGGGAGGTTGAATTTTTCAATCATAGAGTTTTTATGAAGGAAATAGTGAAACCTGTCAAAGAATTTTCGTTGTTTTCTCTTCCTCCGATGATAGGAAGAAAAGATGTTTTTTATCTTTCTTGTCTTTTTTGTCTTTGGCCTTTTTCAGCCTGCTCATGCCTTCGATGTTGGCCCGGAACGGGATTATGAGCAGATGATCCAGGAGGTTTTCCAAACCCAGTTGGTCTATCCTCAGGAGGCGGGGGAATTTCAGTTTATCCTTCAGCCCGCTTTTTTTGAGGGGAGTGGTCGCGACCTTCTCCTGGCTCCGCTAAAGGTAGAGCTTGGATTAACAGACCATTGGCAGTTGGGATTTGGTTGGATCGCCTTCCAGAACCGAAAACCGACAGTGGGGTCGACGACATGGGGAATCGGGGATATTGAGATCAACACCAAATATTCGATCCTGAATATCGGCGCCTCTGATTTTCATATGGCGATTGGGGCGGCTATTGAGTTTCCGATTGCAAGTGTTCGACGCGACCTCTCGGATGGGTTCATTGAATATACCCCACAGCTGATGATGGCGTATGATTTGGCGAATCTCAACAACAGCCAGATTTTTTGGGAAAGCAATATCGATCTTGTTCAGCGGGTTCGAAAACACCGGAATCCTGTGAATGACGAACCGGGGGCCCATCAGATTAATATCAATGCCGGTTTCTTTATTCCTTTCTGGGAACTTCGCTTTGTGAATGAGATCAATTGGTCTTATAACGAGTGGAACAATAACGGTCGTGAAAATGCGCTCTATGACACACCGGGGATTGTTTGGGATCCGCCAAGTTCGCTGGAGATCGGTGTTGGTGTCCCATTGGGACTCACTCGAGATGCGGATAATATCCGTCTGATCGGGCTTTTGATTTTTGAATTAGGTGGGACTGAGTGGTAGATGAAAATGCCCGGGGACGGATTCGAACCGTCACGCCCCATTGCTGGAAGCTCAGGATTTTAAGTCCTGTGTGTCTACCGATTCCACCACCCGGGCTTGGCTTGTTGAAAAGTTAAGTTCTTTATACCAGTCCTGGTAAGCGACTCAAGATTATATTGGATTGCCGGAGTATTTAAGGAAGGAAAGAATGAATTTTCTTGAGAAGCTCGTTGGAATCAAACGGCTTTTTCAAGAAGGCCTGGGCCCCCTGTGCGATGAGTCGTTCCTCAAGCCCTATTTCCTGAAGGGCTGACATGACAATGACCGGAATTTTCTTGGTGAGCTCCCTCGCTCTTAAGGCATCGAGAACAGAGGAACCTGTTCCGACAGGCATCCGAATATCGAGGAGAATGAGATCAGGATTTTTTTTGTTTGCTGCCTCGATCGTTCTGACCCCTTCATAAGCCTCGATTGTTTGATACCCTTCCATCTCGAGTCGCTCTTTCAGAACATTGACGATATCATGATCATCATCGGCGATGAGGATCGTATATTTTTGATCCATTCGAGAATCCCCCCTGGAATCATTATGGCCCGATAAGGGAAGACAGTCAAATAATTTACCTTGTTATGAATGATTCTTGAATTGAGGCTGGAGGGATTGTATAGGAGTTCTTTAAACAGTGGCGCGGTAGCAAAGTGGTAATGCATCGGTCTGCAAAACCGATATACGGGGGTTCGATTCCCCCCCGCGCCTTTTTGATCTTTCTGATTTAATTTCGTAATGCTCCCCATCCGAGCGGATTTCAATATTGCCATCTTGGTCAGTTCGGAAAGTCTCGATGTCCCTTTTTTCAAGCCTATCGAGCACCTTAATAGCAGGGTGATGATAGGTATTCTCTCGGCCGACCGAGATGATCGCCGTTTCGGGGGCGACAGATTCCAGAAAGTCGTCTTGTGTGCTAGTGTCGCTTCCATGATGAGAGAGATGGAGGATGTCGATATCTCCTACGATCTCACCCAACTTCTTTTCGAGATTCTTGGTGGGGTAACCACCAGGGGAGCCACCGCCTGTCAGGTCTCCCGAGGTGAGATAGCGGAATTCTCCGTATTCGATAAGGAGTCCAATGCTCGCCTCATTCTCTTCGTCAGGGTTCAGATGGATTTTAGTCCCATCGAGATACTGACCATTGACCACTATAACCGTCGCTGTCGCTCCATGACCAAGTGAAAATATTTCCCCAGGAACAGCCACCCGTCGGCGATCGCCTACGATATCCAGATAGGAAAAGAAGAGGGGATGGTCCTGTGCGGTTGAATCTCCCCGGTCAATGATGGGGAGATCTGGGGTAAACTTCGCCAATATTTCGAGTATTCCCCCGATATGGTCTGTATCAAAGTGCGTGAGCAAGATGAGGTCGAGATTCGTAATTTCTTCCCTCGTGAGTTTTTCTAGAATTGGCTGACTACCTGAAAAAAGTGGACCGGTGTCAATCAGCAGGGTTGTCCCATCGGGTCCAATCACGAGTGTTCCATCCCCCTGGCCGACATCGATAGCGACAATGCGCAAGGGAGATCTCTCCGAGGGGAGACTCGCCTCTTCAGGGAGCTGGGATTCTGATTCAAACGGATCCTGAATCGGGACAACAGGTCCACAGGAAAGTAAACAAAGGATCAAGAGCAGCAGAAATCTCATTCCTATTGAATGAGCAAGCGGCATGCCAAACCGGGAGCTGTTTTTTTCGGCAATGAGCTTGTTGCAGGTCCGAATTTCGGACGGTGCCGTCCGGATTTCGGACACCATCCCGACTTTCGGGGCAAAAAAATCATTGCAGGCGCTGGCATCGTTTTTGCTTTCAGTTCAGACGATGCGGCGATTGTTTCTCATTGGTTTGTTATTTCTTATCCCCCTGAATGCCTTGCATGCCAGGGTTCCAGAGATTCATGAGGTTCAGCAAATGGCGCTCAGAGAATCCGGCTATGATCGGTTTGAACTCGACCAATGGAAACGGAGGGCGAAATGGTCGGCAGCCCTTCCGCGTCTCCAGGTCGGGATGGATCGTGACATCAAAGATGTCTTGAAATTGACCACGCGTGACAATGTTTCCGTAACCGATAGTCAGGTTTTTGTTGGTCCCGATGAAAATAACTTCGATCAGGATTTTCAGCAGGGGATTGGGGTCGAGGTCAAGGCGGTCTGGTATCTCAACGAGCTTCTTTTCAACCAGGATCAGATCGATGTGAGCCGGGAGAGACGAAGCTGGCTGGAAGACAGGACGCGCCTTTTGGAAAAAGTAACCCGCCTCTATTTTGCCTGGAAGAAAGAGCAGAGGAAAGAACTACGGGAGGAGCTGGCGGGGTATCTGGATGGTTTTACCAACGGCTGGTTTTCTGAGGAGGTCCGTGGGCAATGAGACGGATCTTTTTATTGCTGGTGCTCATTATTGGTTGTTACCAACTACCTGAAAGGCCAACTTCTCTTACGGAAAAACTCCCCCATGTCCTCTCCATTTTGCCCGAGGAGGCAGAGGTTCCCTCCTTGCAGGGTGAGTTTCTCCTGACAATTTCAGAGCCTTTGGATGAGTCGACCGCAACCCCCAACGCGGTATTCCTCCTGGAAGGAGAGGTTCCCTCCCCCGTTTTAGTAGACGCAAAGGAGTTGGTTCGCTCCCTTGAGAAAAATGAAATTGTATCGGTGCCTATTCAGATCGATTTGACGGATGAGGGGCAGACCATTTCTATTCAGGCAGAGGGTGAGTTGAAGTCGGAGACGCGTTACACCATCGTATTAACCCCACGTCTCCTTTCCAAGAGACGTCTCTCCCTCACCTATTTTAGCAAGAGATATAGTACGCTCCCCTCGGATGAATCCGATGTCGTCCTGACAGAAGGGGATGGTCCAATACCTCAGCCTTCCACCGGGGAAGGAGGAGTAGTCACTGAAGATCCCCCAGTTGAATCAGTTTCAGACGCCGTTTCGGAAGGCTTCGTTGTGATCAACGAGATCTTTTATGATGCGGTTGGCTCTGACACCGATGGTGTTGTCTTTGTCGAATTGTTTGGTACTGCGGGTCTTTCTCTTGGTCGACATCAGATCCTCTTCATGAATGGAGAGGATGGGGTGCAAAAAGATTCGATCACAATTCCGGAAGGTGCTGTGATCGGTCCTGATGGTTTTTATCTGATTGCCGATGCAAAAACCGGAAATCCTTCTGCAACACAAGTTGCCGAGGCAGACTTGATCGATGAATTTGATCCCCAAAATGGGCCGGATGCGGTTCAGCTGGTTAATCCTGATGGGATTCTATTGGATGTTGTTGGTTATGGGGAGGGGATAATGCAATCGGGGGAGAATAGTTTGGCGATGTATGAACTCTCTCCTACTCTCGATGTCCCAAGCGGGCATTCCATAGAGCGCGTTTCTCCGGGACAGGACACGGATAACAATGCGGCTGATTTTGTGGAGAGGGAAGTTCCGACGCCGGGGAGTTGAGTCATGTTTCGGAACTTGCATCCCAAGCAACGGGCAAAAATAGCCGATATGTTTCTTGATCTATCTAAAATTTTCTTTGCCTCACTGGTCATTGGGCCGTTCATCTCTTCGTCCCAGAACCAGGTCATTGTCCTTCTTGTGATTATTGGTGTGATGTGTTTTATTATAACATCGGCAATGGGAATCATTCTTTCAAGACCTGAGGAGGGGTAAAATGATTATATCTACAGCTGT
This genomic window from Deltaproteobacteria bacterium contains:
- a CDS encoding response regulator; amino-acid sequence: MDQKYTILIADDDHDIVNVLKERLEMEGYQTIEAYEGVRTIEAANKKNPDLILLDIRMPVGTGSSVLDALRARELTKKIPVIVMSALQEIGLEERLIAQGAQAFLKKPFDSNELLKKIHSFLP
- a CDS encoding TldD/PmbA family protein, whose product is MIEKFNLPKILKAALKRGGEFAEIYFEETESLQLIAEERKLEKVNPSIDCGIGIRLLWEGKTVYGFTNEFSEKVLLDLAETISQAVSAKKFDQSFSLHPVSPPFHFSVEKIPERFSLEQKRDWMREAEETAWSYDSRICQVKVLYADIRKKVEIANSLGEIAKDDRTYTLFYVQSVVRQNGQIQTGYHPVGGLIGLELFDENPPSKVAKKACEQAVRMLSARRAPGGQMPVVISSEAGGTMIHEAVGHGLEADLASEGLSVYHKKIGQKIADEKISVVDDATLSKRRGSFVFDDEGVPAERTLLIDRGILRNYMYDRKMAMKDGTRPTGNGRRESYRFKPICRMTNTMILSGTDNPDSILRSTERGLFVKKMGGGQVNTVNGDFIFEINEGYLIEKGKIGDPVRGAVLTGNGPKVLETIDKVGSDLGFGIGTCGKDNQGVPVGDAQPTIRIPELVVGGAT
- a CDS encoding lamin tail domain-containing protein translates to MRRIFLLLVLIIGCYQLPERPTSLTEKLPHVLSILPEEAEVPSLQGEFLLTISEPLDESTATPNAVFLLEGEVPSPVLVDAKELVRSLEKNEIVSVPIQIDLTDEGQTISIQAEGELKSETRYTIVLTPRLLSKRRLSLTYFSKRYSTLPSDESDVVLTEGDGPIPQPSTGEGGVVTEDPPVESVSDAVSEGFVVINEIFYDAVGSDTDGVVFVELFGTAGLSLGRHQILFMNGEDGVQKDSITIPEGAVIGPDGFYLIADAKTGNPSATQVAEADLIDEFDPQNGPDAVQLVNPDGILLDVVGYGEGIMQSGENSLAMYELSPTLDVPSGHSIERVSPGQDTDNNAADFVEREVPTPGS
- a CDS encoding AbrB/MazE/SpoVT family DNA-binding domain-containing protein → MELTKINRHGQISIPAGMRKKLSLHAGDFIQVEIDNSLARLILVPVSVVQKKGDPLREYERRGVDLTLLEQNLSRTPEERVKNHRRMWELVQEARRAGIKDKS